One stretch of Lucilia cuprina isolate Lc7/37 chromosome 6, ASM2204524v1, whole genome shotgun sequence DNA includes these proteins:
- the LOC111679332 gene encoding bromodomain adjacent to zinc finger domain protein 2B isoform X2: MKNMDKNAGEGGQQNDGKGGSGGGGKSSGNSGAGGAGGAAHDPAALLDAASLFAYWGRDPTAAAAAAANPLFNAQFNAAAAAGLGLLPNPTASAANDRYSMAAAAAAAAAGHHHQNTMAVAASQAASLAGLHPASWWSMAQLAAQDYFSRLQASGLSPFPHPDLAAAFGPAALGLGAAGAGAGNSGGVGGSTGSGTQNSSTSGNSSSSIGSTSSSGNKSSSKSRKEKQRQQQQQQQQQQQQLQQQQQQSLANSLNAAAAAAAVASNPAAALAGMHLVGAGTTITPSTGLGSSSNSGNNNNNNSNSNSYKNNSSNLGKNSGSSTSSTISVQLPPSPGSAYDPVVLHKELLAMQVAAAAAAANPSSSSSSSSSSKKSRNSSSNNSSSSHHLMGSSSANNNSSVGGLMSTHGSLSGSGGGGAGGGGGMSGSSSSSRNKNDDKNNASLNALNSLSQFGTLGMTPQQSMQAAMNAFAASNASAAAAAANNAGNNAGVSSSSSTSSSTAGNKQSVNDFMPSGGLGDHPSLLGVRLPPDTEIIKYTSSIVGPKIPGTTTRGRKKTISDHDQTLQLQQNKTNVSDSKTFCIAFSGLSPAKRARLEMEYAAIAAAANAGPGPSLPPTLTAAQIAALSGLGGGASSTSKSSGASAASSSQSTPHLDLTGPSSGRTSRDSSSDRVEVIKLPPTITSNGAYNLSNKNKDIHDLSGTTDLNSGVNLSLKPAASSVSNTSLANTNVAGATITIEDFDAPLNLSMKPDKSSASSNDLSGSSGSGGSGGNNSGNTGSNSLQSLSSITAALGSSGGGGIGMSGGSGVGGGNGGAAANSSNTGGNSSSNSSSASGGGSGMGNERTNQPPFKEGRPRNLGRGVSKPKKNTVASLLAQSRAVGIKPMLSTQQLLQQGADIEKIRQALTEANAQMEVSTDSESIAAESGLSESESEEPNLLNVTELRIPLDLGWKRETVIRGLTKAGQIKGEVVYYAPGSNVPLKTMGHVFSHLEKNPSKLTRENFSFSARAIVGSFLQPAPPPYANDGDYIRMSDEDVAKRLEDLKIFTRQTLNVEQRIEIAKQQQALRDAKKLQKEEMARNKEKARLEKNEKLEQQRKEKELKNQQAIEARKKKQEELERLKQEEILKKQQELNRQKEMLLAAEMERERRRQHMALIRQLELRRKFEEREKKKHQMVLDRLILREKRLAARKRDAEILAQIRKPQEDSELLQLHAIPDLERIAGNRLPGQAMADLLMVFEFLHNFGETLGFDMESLPTLQNLHDALVVDSNAEVEEELLSVMTHLLVCAIEDPGIPNPGRHTTLLGQSLRNADITNSNVSEILRIYLYATATGEIRQMFGVVMDRERERKVPDHHQIDAETIVHTGKNAEYYKLLHENETWKMSLALKDRPFVALNPTKKTQILAHLCNDLLMNKAVLKQIDNSLETCNQMRKEKYMTDMKVRKYKALHMRKSRIEAYEKIQAEREAAMQAMAQQQKLDAERLEKESADEANKKEEDNTGAAATSAQETAGEQNNNTSKDENMEVDLDGSQKQIDKELTNLPSNLDEGKLSAANLMGSSDITPTKMAKLDDLTSSTSYHNGGASTGDINALLGGKKTIKGLNDDASTDVGMDEDLSDIESEITNVEEDEDNRLSADELQKKLDKIIRASLNCKEVLEKSTNQLRATCFGQDRFWRRYWRLPKAGGIFIEALESAQNDIFRFQEILEQEDEERKENMSPEPLAQDVTKNCNDKTEDSLDVEMRELEALTAANANQPPAPPAVENVIDNNPADDSDDDVIETNRIEPEIVDLRDDDDDDYDVAIQPHGIQLDNNGTAKVEKPDAAGLLPPAHIINQLSKKEEMEVDMKVPLPPPPSSALHQLTTTSHMTNLNQLQNSITINCDKPDLNKMNSSTSSIANTTTSMMSNPTTSSTTTNNVTTSINLCTSNSGANKYEDKKEDDCIIVSSTGPSDVKPLFTSEIPEVKWFSIVNREVPLTTTEPQNATNLKEFQKMFANITCGSSYQIQGHPWDISNNVQYFTVTMDDCKADLTKLTTECILSLSGLNEADIEKKLKEFEEKLQNSKNSLETPRHHSAATMKSEDVADVEGKDNNNMECDDEEGELRGGVDKKFVLKNESKMKFFPFPKDALCDTGGGVVGAGAEAEFAEDIKPKLEIKLDEALQTSLQNMQQMSLANISNFIQYDIPTPLQMSLEESQMLEEIKREGFPKKQKGSYVKRNLRYGWWKIDTMELLQQVINSLNSTGLREKELKENLTRFLTQEIPLGLPYPMGEVRPDDKDYLLPDKPNDWTPKIAKRVEMALLEQLEVLEDKIASASMQLKHWQLPPRIESELNLESDADITEEDFVSIIPMIRERIIDLEANIERRYLKPPLGAQTGDAHLAAIAQNQQNTQTQNSANAAAYYQQMQQQQQQQALLQQQQQQAFNPSAFNERAMAIAANNANNAASSNSNANSNNAGGDLNTQTHSSANNENNSGGDSPSSNCDSDKDEKVENIPKGLVSWRDAVSRSHTTAQLAMALYVLESCVAWDKSIMKANCQFCTSGENEDKLLLCDGCDKGYHTYCFKPKMENIPDGDWYCYECVNKATNERKCIVCGGHRPSPVGKMIYCDLCPRAYHADCYIPPLLKVPRGKWYCHGCISKAPPPKKRSSTSKPRRERDSSASLSKRKDKHHNTSSSCEQLNTSADHHNIHNSSHDESMTSLPAPLSPAHSVASTSFDDHHNNSIDTTRFQNQVTNRQGALSPQNTNNEFNDTSMDGTTNTTALGSNTAAAGNVAMLHTQQQQQQSLQQTPASAANILPMMSPIPTSTPPTQQQQQNFNCMPSTAGLLPPQGQIMSSPSHFANLSAPTPLQQIATNQTNHLPYPLNTTQLVPPSSAAVIAAPSLPPPSPSTITAATTATLALATVIPPSITQTTATGGLLTATALPNQMPVLPNITAAPPTPPIGVTGNLMCATTSPQHSSITSSSRSSTPTQQQMHHGSASQHSPQLHAPATSPSMMVVSSSAVTTPPPTALGPPPPINIHAVQEAKEKLKQEKKEKHATKKLMKELAVCKTVLSEMELHEDSWPFLLPVNTKQFPTYRKIIKNPMDLSTIKKRLQDLSYKCREDFCVDVRQIFDNCEMFNEDDSPVGKAGHGMRKFFEMRWAELTDKHS; this comes from the exons GTTGGTGGTCAATGGCTCAGTTAGCTGCCCAAGACTATTTTAGTCGCTTACAAGCCTCTGGTTTATCACCATTTCCCCATCCTGACTTGGCTGCTGCTTTTGGGCCGGCTGCTTTAGGTTTAGGTGCTGCTGGTGCTGGAGCTGGTAATAGTGGTGGCGTTGGTGGTTCTACTGGTTCTGGAACACAAAATTCCAGTACAAGTGGTAATTCAAGCTCCAGTATTGGTAGTACATCATCATCCGGCAATAAATCGAGCAGTAAGTCTCGTAAAGAAAAACAAcgtcaacagcaacaacaacaacagcagcagcaacaacaattacaacaacagcagcaacaatccTTGGCCAATAGTTTAAATGCGGCAGCTGCCGCAGCGGCGGTGGCCTCTAATCCGGCGGCCGCTTTAGCAGGCATGCATTTGGTGGGAGCGGGCACTACGATAACACCATCAACAGGTTTGGGCAGCTCCTCCAATAGtggcaataataataacaacaacagcaactccAACTCTTACAAA AATAATTCCTCAAATCTGGGTAAAAACTCAGGCTCATCAACGTCTTCTACAATCTCTGTACAATTGCCTCCGTCGCCGGGTTCAGCTTATGATCCGGTTGTTTTGCACAAAGAACTATTAGCTATGCAAGTGGCTGCTGCCGCTGCTGCTGCCAATCCCTCTTCTTCatcctcatcatcatcttcatcgaAGAAGTCAAGGAATTCTTCATCTAACAATTCTTCCTCTTCCCATCATTTAATGGGTTCATCTTCGGCAAATAATAACTCTTCAGTCGGAGGACTTATGTCAACACATGGTTCTTTAAGCGGAAGTGGCGGAGGTGGAGCTGGTGGTGGAGGTGGTATGAGTGgatcatcatcttcatcgcgTAACAAGAATGATGATAAAAATAATGCCTCCTTGAATGCTTTGAATTCATTGTCACAATTTGGTACTTTGGGCATGACACCGCAACAGAGTATGCAAGCAGCCATGAATGCTTTTGCGGCCAGTAATGCCTCTGCTGCAGCAGCAGCCGCCAACAATGCTGGTAATAATGCGGGAGTTAGCTCATCGTCCAGCACATCCTCTTCCACGGCCGGTAATAAGCAATCAGTCAACGATTTTATGCCCTCCGGAGGATTAGG TGACCATCCATCGCTGTTGGGAGTACGCTTGCCACCCGATACGGAAATCATCAAATACACATCATCCATCGTGGGCCCCAAAATACCCGGTACTACTACACGTGGTCGTAAAAAGACCATTTCTGATCATGATCAAAcactacaactacaacaaaacaaaacaaacgtatcagattcaaaaacattttgcaTTGCATTTTCAGGTCTTAGCCCGGCGAAAAGGGCTAGACTCGAAATGGAGTATGCTGCCATAGCTGCCGCAGCCAATGCTGGCCCCGGACCCAGTCTACCTCCCACACTGACGGCGGCCCAGATAGCTGCACTGAGTGGCCTAGGTGGAGGAGCGAGTAGCACATCAAAATCTTCGGGCGCCTCGGCAGCCTCATCGTCACAGAGTACGCCACACTTGGACTTGACCGGACCGAGCAGTGGTCGAACGAGCCGAGACTCATCGTCGGATCGAGTGGAGGTCATTAAATTGCCACCTACTATTACCTCGAATGGAGCGTATAATTTatcgaataaaaataaagatatacACGATTTAAGCGGTACAACTGATCTTAACTCGGGCGTTAATCTCAGTTTAAAACCGGCTGCTTCTTCAGTATCGAATACATCGCTCGCCAATACGAATGTTGCCGGAGCTACCATTACTATAGAAGATTTTGATGCTCCGCTTAATTTATCCATGAAACCAGATAAATCATCAGCGTCTAGTAATGATTTATCGGGTAGCAGTGGCAGTGGCGGTTCTGGTGGTAATAACTCTGGCAATACGGGTTCAAATAGTTTACAAAGTTTAAGTTCCATAACCGCAGCTCTAGGGAGTAGCGGTGGTGGCGGTATCGGTATGAGTGGCGGTAGTGGTGTCGGTGGTGGTAATGGTGGAGCAGCAGCAAATAGTTCCAATACTGGAGGTAATAGTAGTAGCAATTCCTCTTCGGCCAGTGGTGGTGGTAGTGGTATGGGTAATGAACGCACTAATCAACCACCATTCAAAGAGGGACGTCCTAGAAATTTGGGTCGTGGTGTCTCGAAACCCAAAAAGAATACGGTGGCCTCGCTACTCGCTCAATCAAGGGCAGTGGGCATCAAACCCATGCTATCCACTCAACAATTATTACAACAAGGCGCTGATATA GAAAAAATACGTCAAGCTTTAACAGAAGCTAATGCTCAAATGGAGGTGTCCACAGACTCAGAAAGTATTGCTGCTGAAAGCGGCTTATCAGAATCGGAAAGTGAGGAGCCTAATCTTTTAAATGTAACCGAACTGCGTATACCCTTAGACTTAGGCTGGAAACGTGAAACAGTAATTAGAGGTCTTACCAAGGCGGGACAAATCAAAGGAGAAGTTGTTTACTATGCTCCCGGCAGTAATGTACCCTTAAAAACTATGGGTCATGTTTTCTCT caTTTAGAAAAGAATCCTTCAAAATTGACACGAGAAAACTTTAGTTTCTCGGCTCGAGCCATAGTGGGCTCTTTCTTACAACCGGCACCACCACCCTATGCCAATGATGGTGATTACATACGCATGTCTGATGAGGATGTGGCCAAACGTTTGGaagatttaaaaatctttacacGACAAACTCTAAATGTAGAACAACGCATAGAGATAGCCAAACAACAGCAGGCCTTAAGAGATgctaagaaattacaaaaagagGAAATGGCACGCAACAAGGAAAAGGCACGTTTAgagaaaaatgaaaagttaGAGCAGCAGCGTAAggaaaaagaattgaaaaatcAACAAGCCATAGAG gcTCGCAAAAAGAAACAAGAAGAACTAGAGCGCCTTAAACAGGAGGAAATACTCAAGAAACAACAG gaACTTAATCGTCAAAAGGAAATGTTATTGGCCGCAGAAATGGAACGTGAACGTAGACGCCAGCATATGGCTTTGATACGTCAATTGGAATTGCGTCGCAAGTTTGAGGAACGTGAAAAGAAGAAACATCAAATGGTCTTGGATCGTTTGATTTTAAGAGAAAAACGTTTGGCAGCTCGTAAACGAGATGCTGAAATTTTAGCTCAAATAAG AAAACCTCAAGAGGATTCGGAATTATTGCAATTACATGCTATACCCGATTTAGAGCGTATTGCTGGCAATCGTTTGCCTGGTCAAGCTATGGCTGATCTATTAATGGTCTTTGAATTCTTACATAACTTTGGAGAAACATTAGGTTTTG ACATGGAATCTCTACCCACCCTGCAGAATCTCCACGATGCTTTAGTAGTCGATAGTAATGCTGAAGTCGAAGAAGAACTCTTATCTGTGATGACACATCTACTGGTATGTGCCATAGAAGATCCGGGCATACCAAATCCGGGACGTCATACCACCCTACTGGGACAATCTCTACGTAATGCCGACATAACAAATTCCAATGTATCGGAAATATTACGCATCTATTTGTATGCCACTGCAACAGGTGAGATACGACAAATGTTTGGCGTTGTTATGGATCGTGAACGTGAACGTAAAGTACCGGATCATCATCAAATCGATGCGGAAACTATAGTGCATACTGGCAAAAATGCTGAATACTATAAGCTATTGCATGAGAATGAAACGTGGAAAATGTCATTGGCTCTAAAGGATCGACCATTTGTGGCTTTGAATCCAACaaagaaaacacaaatattaGCACATCTCTGCAATGATTTGCTCATGAATAAGGCGGTACTCAAACAAATCGATAATAGTCTAGAGACCTGCAATCAAATGCGTAAAGAAAAGTACATGACCGATATGAAAGTGAGGAAATATAAAGCTCTACACATGCGCAAATCGAGAATAGAGGCATATGAGAAGATACAAGCTGAACGTGAAGCAGCCATGCAGGCGATGGCACAACAACAGAAATTAGATGCTGAACGTTTAGAGAAGGAATCAGCCGATGAAGCCAATAAAAAGGAGGAAGATAATACGGGGGCGGCAGCTACCTCCGCACAAGAAACAGCAGGCgaacaaaataataacaccAGTAAGGATGAAAATATGGAAGTGGATTTAGATGGTTCGCAAAAACAAATCGATAAGGAATTAACCAACCTGCCTAGCAATTTGGATGAAGGAAAATTGTCGGCCGCTAACTTAATGGGCTCAAGTGATATAACACCCACTAAAATGGCCAAATTGGATGATTTAACTTCATCCACATCGTATCATAATGGTGGAGCCTCTACGGGTGATATAAATGCTTTATTGGGAGGCAAAAAAACCATAAAAGGCCTCAACGATGATGCCTCCACCGATGTGGGCATGGATGAAGATCTTTCTGATATAGAATCGGAAATTACCAATGTGGAAGAGGATGAAGATAATAGACTATCGGCTGATGAATTGCAAAAGAAGTTAGATAAAATCATTAGAGCCTCCTTGAACTGTAAAGAAGTGTTGGAGAAGAGCACAAATCAACTAAGAGCCACATGTTTTGGTCAAGATCGTTTTTGGCGTCGCTACTGGCGTCTGCCCAAGGCAGGCGGTATATTTATAGAAGCTTTAGAATCGGCTCAAAATGATATATTCCGTTTCCAAGAAATACTAGAGCAAGAAGATGAGGAGCGAAAGGAAAACATGAGTCCAGAACCTTTGGCACAAGATGTCACTAAGAATTGTAATGACAAAACTGAAGATAGTTTGGATGTTGAAATGAGAGAGTTGGAGGCATTAACGGCTGCCAACGCAAATCAACCACCAGCACCACCAGCAGTGGAAAATGTTATCGATAATAATCCAGCTGATGACTCTGATGATGATGTCATCGAAACTAATCGCATAGAACCTGAAATAGTCGATTTGcgtgatgacgatgatgatgattacGATGTGGCCATACAACCGCATGGTATACAATTGGATAATAATGGTACTGCCAAAGTGGAGAAACCCGATGCTGCTGGCCTCTTGCCACCGGCACACATTATAAATCAGCTGTCTAAAAAGGAAGAAATGGAAGTAGATATGAAAGTACCACTACCACCACCGCCTTCCTCTGCTCTGCATCAGCTAACCACTACTTCCCACATGACGAATCTTAATCAGCTGCAGAATTCAATAACTATAAACTGTGATAAACCAGATTTGAATAAAATGAATTCTTCTACTTCTTCTATTGCTAACACTACAACTTCCATGATGTCTAATCCCACCACATCCAGTACCACCACCAACAACGTCACCACTAGCATAAACCTTTGCACTAGCAATAGTGGCGCCAATAAGTATGAGGACAAAAAAGAAGATGATTGCATTATTGTCTCCTCTACGGGACCCTCAGATGTTAAACCTTTATTCACAAGCGAAATACCCGAAGTCAAGTGGTTTTCCATTGTTAATCGAGAAGTGCCATTGACAACCACAGAACCTCAGAATGCCACCAATCTAAAGGAATTCCAAAAGATGTTTGCCAATATCACCTGTGGCTCTAGCTATCAAATTCAGGGCCATCCCTGGGATATCTCGAATAATGTGCAGTATTTCACCGTTACCATGGATGATTGTAAGGCTGATCTAACGAAATTAACCACGGAATGCATACTATCCTTGTCCGGACTCAATGAGGCCGACATCGAAAAGAAACTAAAGGAATTTGAGGAGaaattacaaaattcaaaaaactccTTGGAGACTCCTCGTCATCATTCTGCAGCAACGATGAAAAGTGAAGATGTAGCAGATGTAGAAGGTAAAGACAATAACAATATGGAATGCGATGACGAGGAGGGGGAGTTGCGTGGCGGAGTTGATAagaaatttgtgttaaaaaacgaaagcaaaatgaaattttttccttttcctAAGGACGCACTCTGCGACACTGGCGGAGGTGTTGTAGGAGCTGGCGCGGAGGCGGAGTTTGCCGAAGACATTAAGCCCAAATTGGAAATAAAATTAGATGAGGCTTTACAAACTTCCCTACAGAATATGCAGCAAATGTCTTTGGCTAATATAAGCAATTTCATACAATACGATATACCCACTCCTTTGCAAATGTCTCTGGAAGAATCTCAAATGTTGGAGGAAATCAAGAGAGAGGGGTTTCCTAAGAAACAAAAGGGATCTTATGTAAAACGTAACTTGCGCTATGGTTGGTGGAAAATCGATACCATGGAATTGCTGCAGCAGGTTATAAATTCTCTCAATTCCACGGGTTTAAGAGAAAAAGAACTTAAAGAAAACCTAACACGTTTTTTGACCCAGGAAATACCTTTGGGTCTACCCTATCCCATGGGTGAAGTAAGACCAGATGATAAAGATTATCTATTGCCGGATAAACCCAACGATTGGACTCCCAAAATAGCTAAACGAGTAGAAATGGCTTTGTTGGAGCAGCTAGAAGTATTAGAAGACAAAATCGCTTCGGCTTCTATGCAATTGAAACACTGGCAATTGCCACCCAGAATAGAATCCGAACTTAATCTAGAAAGTGATGCAGATATAACCGAAGAAGACTTTGTCAGCATTATACCCATGATTAGAGAACGCATTATTGACTTGGAAGCGAATATAGAGAGGAGATATTTGAAACCACCCTTGGGTGCACAAACGGGTGATGCCCACTTAGCGGCCATTGctcaaaatcaacaaaatactCAAACACAAAATTCCGCCAATGCGGCTGCCTATTACCAACAaatgcaacagcagcaacaacaacaggctttgctgcagcagcagcaacaacaagctTTTAATCCCTCGGCTTTTAATGAACGAGCCATGGCCATAGCCGCTAATAATGCCAATAATGCAGCCAGCAGCAATTCAAATGCCAACAGCAACAACGCCGGCGGTGATCTTAATACACAAACGCACTCCTCGGCTAACAACGAAAATAATTCCGGAGGCGATTCTCCCTCCAGCAATTGTGATAGTGACAAAGatgaaaaagtggaaaatatacCCAAAGGTTTGGTGTCTTGGCGTGATGCCGTTTCACGTTCTCATACCACCGCACAGCTAGCAATGGCTCTATACGTTTTGGAATCTTGTGTGGCCTGGGATAAAAGCATTATGAAAGCc AATTGCCAGTTCTGCACATCTGGCGAAAATGAAGATAAACTCTTGCTGTGCGATGGCTGCGATAAGGGTTATCATACCTACTGTTTCAAACCGAAAATGGAGAATATACCCGATGGTGATTG GTATTGCTATGAGTGCGTTAATAAGGCTACCAATGAACGTAAATGTATTGTTTGTGGCGGTCATCGTCCCTCACCGGTTGGCAAAATGATCTATTGTGATTTGTGTCCACGTGCATATCATGCTGATTGTTACATTCCTCCACTGTTGAAAGTGCCGCGTGGCAAATGGTATTGTCATGGTTGCATTTCAAAGGCACCACCACCGAAAAAACGTTCCTCCACTAGTAAACCTCGCCGTGAACGTGATTCATCTGCCTCGCTATCGAAACGCAAAGATAAACATCATAATACATCGTCCAGTTGTGAACAGTTGAATACATCGGCCGATCATCATAATATTCATAATTCATCGCATGATGAGTCAATGACATCGCTGCCGGCACCGTTGAG TCCCGCTCATTCTGTGGCCTCAACATCATTCGATGATCATCATAACAACTCTATCGATACAACGCGCTTCCAAAATCAAGTAACAAATCGTCAAGGTGCTTTAAGTCCACAAAACACAAACAATGAATTCAATGATACCAGCATGGATGGTACAACCAACACAACAGCATTAGGCAGCAATACAGCTGCAGCAGGAAATGTTGCTATGCTTCAtacacagcagcagcaacaacagtcACTGCAACAAACGCCAGCTAGTGCAGCAAACATACTACCCATGATGTCACCAATACCAACATCAACGCCAccaacacaacaacagcaacaaaatttcaattgtatGCCCAGTACGGCAGGACTCTTACCACCTCAAGGACAAATAATGTCATCACCATCACATTTTGCCAATCTCAGCGCACCAACGCCACTACAACAAATCGCTACAAATCAAACAAATCATTTGCCATATCCCCTTAATACCACACAATTGGTACCGCCCAGTTCAGCGGCCGTGATAGCAGCACCCTCACTACCACCACCATCACCGTCAACCATAACAGCAGCCACAACTGCTACGTTAGCTTTAGCCACTGTTATACCGCCATCTATAACACAAACAACGGCCACAGGCGGTCTCTTAACTGCTACAGCACTACCAAATCAAATGCCAGTTTTACCCAATATAACAGCAGCACCTCCCACTCCACCCATTGGTGTGACTGGTAATCTAATGTGTGCTACTACCTCCCCACAACATTCCTCCATAACATCATCATCCCGTTCCTCAACGCCCACACAACAACAGATGCATCATGGTTCTGCCAGCCAGCATTCACCACAGCTGCATGCTCCTGCTACTTCGCCCTCCATGATGGTGGTTTCTAGCAGCGCGGTGACAACACCACCACCTACTGCTCTAGGGCCACCACCTCCCATAAATATACATGCCGTTCAGGAGGCCAAGGAAAAATTGaaacaagagaaaaaagaaaaacatgccACCAAAAAGTTAATGAAAGAATTGGCCGTATGTAAAACCGTTTTAAGTGAAATGGAG CTACATGAAGATTCTTGGCCTTTTCTGTTGCCAGTAAATACCAAACAATTTCCCACGTATcgcaaaatcataaaaaatcccATGGATTTATCCACCATTAAGAAAAGACTACAAGATTTAAG CTACAAATGTCGAGAAGATTTTTGTGTTGATGTACGACAGATTTTCGACAATTGTGAAATGTTTAATGAAGACGACTCGCCGGTGGGCAAAGCTGGTCATGGTATGCGTAAATTCTTTGAAATGCGTTGGGCCGAATTGACTGATAAACACTCATGA